One window of Campylobacter sp. RM12651 genomic DNA carries:
- the nuoL gene encoding NADH-quinone oxidoreductase subunit L — MSLLCVLFLPLLSAIFAGIYSFSPKNKVIGYFCSYLMLLACIFAFISLYYLADKNLYISLGHWIGILNVNFGFLIDSVSLTMMCVVTLVATCVHFYSIYYMEHDEGFNKFFAFLGLFVFCMLILVMSDNFLLLFVGWEGVGLCSWLLIGFWYQNEKFSLAANEAFIMNRISDFAMLLGIFLIYFNFGTLSYKEVFAILSFHEMLNPNLLTLIAALLFVGAMGKSAQFPFHTWLANAMAGPTPVSALIHAATMVTAGVYLVIRSHDLFSQVPNVSYFIACLGAFVALFAASMAIAAKDLKRIVAFSTLSQLGYMFVACGLGAYKIALFHLVTHAFFKALLFLGAGNIMHAMHDELNIYKMGKLYKPMKVTAVLMIIASLALSGIYPFAGFFSKDKILDFAFVTEHFGLYSVLLFTAFLTAFYSFRLLMMVFFAPKNHTIHPHEAKPIALIAMLPLAILAIIAGFWDSKFFEFIRIPMQELHHNYVLIAISLVVAIVGIVLAIVVYKNGAKETCNCKYKKLLENEYYIPKLYEIIFIQPYKCLAKVLTGFEEGLYSFIFECPKKLLSLVSCENKNNNLTLHIVFICAFCVFLLLTMVVIYA; from the coding sequence ATGAGTTTATTATGTGTTTTATTTTTACCATTATTAAGTGCAATTTTTGCAGGAATTTATTCTTTTTCTCCAAAAAATAAAGTAATAGGTTATTTTTGTTCTTATTTAATGCTTTTAGCTTGTATTTTTGCTTTTATATCTTTATATTATTTAGCAGATAAGAATTTGTATATTAGTTTGGGTCATTGGATAGGAATTTTAAATGTTAATTTCGGCTTTTTAATAGATTCTGTTAGCCTTACTATGATGTGCGTTGTAACATTAGTTGCTACTTGTGTGCATTTTTATAGTATTTATTATATGGAACACGATGAAGGCTTTAATAAATTCTTTGCATTTTTAGGCTTGTTCGTATTTTGTATGTTAATTTTAGTAATGAGTGATAATTTTTTATTATTATTTGTTGGATGGGAAGGCGTTGGTCTATGCTCTTGGTTATTAATCGGCTTTTGGTATCAAAATGAAAAATTCTCATTAGCAGCAAATGAAGCTTTTATTATGAATAGAATAAGCGATTTTGCAATGCTTTTAGGAATATTTTTAATATATTTTAATTTCGGCACTTTAAGTTATAAAGAAGTATTTGCTATATTAAGCTTTCACGAAATGTTAAATCCTAATTTATTAACTTTAATTGCTGCTTTATTATTTGTTGGTGCTATGGGTAAATCAGCTCAATTTCCATTCCATACTTGGCTAGCAAATGCGATGGCAGGTCCAACACCAGTTTCAGCATTAATCCACGCTGCTACGATGGTAACTGCTGGTGTTTATTTGGTAATTCGCTCTCACGATTTATTTTCGCAAGTTCCAAATGTAAGTTATTTTATAGCTTGTTTAGGTGCTTTTGTAGCTTTATTTGCTGCTTCAATGGCAATTGCTGCAAAAGATTTAAAAAGAATTGTGGCATTTTCTACACTTTCTCAACTTGGATATATGTTCGTAGCTTGTGGTTTAGGAGCTTATAAAATAGCATTATTTCATTTAGTAACTCACGCATTTTTTAAAGCATTATTATTCTTAGGTGCTGGAAATATTATGCACGCAATGCACGATGAATTAAACATTTACAAAATGGGTAAATTGTATAAACCTATGAAAGTTACAGCAGTTTTAATGATAATTGCAAGTTTAGCTTTAAGTGGTATTTATCCATTCGCAGGATTTTTCTCAAAAGATAAGATTTTAGATTTTGCATTTGTAACAGAGCATTTTGGCTTATATTCTGTTTTATTATTTACAGCGTTTTTAACAGCGTTTTATAGTTTTAGACTATTAATGATGGTATTTTTTGCTCCAAAAAATCACACAATCCATCCACACGAAGCAAAACCTATAGCATTAATTGCAATGCTACCTTTAGCAATATTAGCAATTATTGCAGGTTTTTGGGATAGTAAATTCTTTGAATTTATTAGAATTCCTATGCAAGAATTACACCATAATTATGTATTAATTGCTATTTCTTTAGTGGTTGCTATAGTAGGAATTGTTTTAGCTATAGTAGTTTATAAAAATGGTGCAAAAGAAACTTGCAATTGTAAATATAAAAAGCTTTTAGAAAATGAATATTACATACCTAAATTATATGAGATTATTTTCATACAACCTTATAAATGTTTAGCTAAAGTATTAACAGGATTTGAAGAAGGTCTATATTCATTTATTTTTGAATGTCCTAAAAAGCTTTTAAGTCTTGTTTCTTGTGAGAACAAAAACAATAACTTAACTCTTCACATTGTGTTTATTTGTGCATTTTGTGTGTTTTTACTTTTAACAATGGTGGTGATATATGCTTAG
- the nuoK gene encoding NADH-quinone oxidoreductase subunit NuoK, which produces MNYLLLSIVLFLIGLVGVLKRQNLIMFFISTEIMLNAANLAFVAISKMHNALDGQVFAIFIMAIAACEVAIGLSFCVIKYRRDKSLDFGECK; this is translated from the coding sequence ATGAATTATTTATTATTATCAATTGTATTGTTTTTGATTGGTTTAGTAGGAGTATTAAAAAGACAGAATTTAATAATGTTTTTTATATCTACTGAAATAATGTTAAATGCTGCAAATTTAGCTTTTGTAGCAATTTCAAAAATGCACAATGCTTTAGATGGGCAAGTTTTTGCTATTTTTATTATGGCAATAGCAGCTTGCGAAGTAGCTATTGGGCTTAGCTTTTGTGTGATTAAATATAGACGCGATAAAAGTCTAGATTTTGGAGAGTGCAAATGA
- the nuoI gene encoding NADH-quinone oxidoreductase subunit NuoI, with amino-acid sequence MKKYYVVDEKRKLILTPYEKFIRSVKRCLNTDLISGLAFIINETLKRGNSATIKYPMEKIKLDNRYRAVHRLQRFIESENERCIGCGLCEKICISNCIRMETKLGDDGRKLVSNYSINLGRCIYCGFCAEVCPELAIVHGVEYENAAEQRSYFAHKKDILTPIDNLINQVEFEGAGSLRADADDFVKVTPNYYDVMKARESEASISNSSDTKEDKTNKEAKDV; translated from the coding sequence ATGAAAAAATATTATGTAGTAGATGAAAAAAGAAAATTAATTCTTACTCCTTATGAAAAATTTATAAGAAGTGTTAAAAGATGTTTAAATACTGATTTAATCAGCGGTTTAGCATTTATAATTAATGAAACCTTAAAAAGGGGTAATTCAGCAACTATTAAATATCCAATGGAAAAAATCAAATTAGATAATCGTTATCGTGCTGTGCATAGATTGCAAAGATTTATTGAAAGCGAAAATGAACGCTGTATTGGTTGTGGGTTGTGTGAAAAAATTTGTATTTCAAATTGTATTAGAATGGAGACAAAATTAGGCGATGATGGTAGAAAATTAGTAAGTAATTATTCTATTAATCTTGGTCGTTGTATTTATTGTGGATTTTGTGCTGAAGTCTGTCCTGAACTTGCTATCGTGCATGGTGTTGAATATGAAAACGCAGCAGAGCAAAGGTCATATTTTGCACATAAAAAAGATATATTAACTCCAATTGATAATCTAATTAATCAAGTTGAATTTGAAGGTGCTGGAAGTTTAAGAGCTGATGCTGATGATTTTGTAAAGGTTACACCAAATTATTATGATGTAATGAAGGCAAGAGAAAGTGAAGCTTCAATTTCAAATTCTAGCGATACAAAAGAAGATAAAACAAATAAAGAGGCAAAAGATGTTTGA
- the nuoH gene encoding NADH-quinone oxidoreductase subunit NuoH: MSETMFFIIVTLIKCLLVIAIFASLAGFATYLERKVLGYVHRRLGPDMVGPAGVLQIVPDMIKLFTKEDLIPYMTNSKVFKVAPLVSAICAFMAFAAVPIFPEFTLFGHTIKPIIADVNIAVLYIAGCSSLCAYAIFLGGMSSSSKYPLIGGARGLVTIISYEGVSGLCLLAVVLLTGSMSLVDINAYQEGGILSWLVFKQPIAFVLFTIAIFIETNRTPLCLAENDPELVAGYGTEYSGLRWGMFFIGEYASMILGSILITLLFLGGYNDFYFIPGAIAMILKICFVFSWYFWARGTFPHLRADQVMRMSYLILLPVAGANLIITALLAL; the protein is encoded by the coding sequence ATGAGTGAGACTATGTTTTTTATAATCGTTACGCTGATTAAATGTCTTTTAGTAATTGCAATTTTTGCTTCATTAGCTGGATTTGCAACTTATTTAGAAAGAAAGGTTTTAGGTTATGTTCATAGAAGACTTGGGCCTGATATGGTAGGACCTGCTGGTGTTTTACAAATTGTTCCTGATATGATTAAATTATTTACAAAAGAAGATTTAATCCCATATATGACAAATAGTAAAGTATTTAAAGTAGCTCCTTTAGTATCAGCAATTTGTGCTTTTATGGCTTTTGCTGCTGTGCCGATTTTTCCTGAATTTACATTATTTGGGCATACGATAAAACCAATTATTGCTGATGTAAATATAGCAGTTTTATACATTGCTGGATGCTCATCACTTTGTGCTTATGCTATATTTTTAGGTGGTATGTCAAGTTCTAGTAAATATCCTTTAATAGGTGGTGCTAGGGGGCTTGTTACTATCATATCTTATGAAGGCGTTAGTGGTCTTTGCTTATTAGCTGTTGTTTTATTAACTGGTTCTATGAGCTTAGTTGATATTAACGCTTATCAAGAAGGTGGAATTTTATCTTGGTTAGTATTTAAACAACCAATTGCATTTGTTTTATTTACAATAGCAATTTTTATTGAAACAAACAGAACTCCTTTATGTCTAGCAGAAAACGACCCTGAATTGGTTGCAGGTTATGGCACTGAATATAGTGGTCTTCGCTGGGGAATGTTTTTTATAGGTGAATACGCTAGTATGATTTTAGGCTCAATTTTGATTACTTTATTATTTTTAGGTGGATATAACGATTTTTATTTCATACCAGGCGCTATTGCTATGATTTTAAAAATATGCTTTGTATTTTCTTGGTATTTTTGGGCTAGGGGGACTTTCCCACATTTAAGGGCTGATCAAGTTATGAGAATGAGCTATTTGATATTATTACCTGTTGCGGGTGCGAATTTAATCATAACTGCGTTATTGGCTTTATAA
- a CDS encoding NADH-quinone oxidoreductase subunit G has protein sequence MKININGKECLANDGDYVLQVARANDIFIPAICYLNDCSPTLACRMCMVEIDGKRSYACNTKVKDGMQVLSNTKELWDERNAIMQTYCINHPLQCGVCDKSGECELQNFTHKAQVDTQNHWIKEIDRRHQDWGALQYDPSLCIVCERCITVCKDKIGDSELKTIARGGDAPDKDFKDTMSKDAYAVWTKFQKSLIAPQNGTTLDCQECAECVSVCPTGAIINKNFQYRSNAWELTRIPASNPHSSDCELMYYDVKQRSIKDNTKMVYRVSNDFHFTTLNKAARFAYDIASDCKGKDEVEFNRLVSLFKDNKIKNVKFNSYITNEEAYILELLRQKYGFNLVNNEALCFQDFLKTFCAHSGSFYNASSDDVKKSDFIVIAGSFLRHDNPTLSYKVNNAIVMNKGAGLYFHPIKDTKFSKIAKNFVSVNCDYGKEAQVLEFILQYFAKDLPQNLAYIKDAFYEEQIEVEVKSKDAEGNEIKEKKQETIKKSSLAKELGFDEDKLKDLLLKKANFTLIIGNDYFYHENAKYLAYLLANIQKLTDFKVMLIPPRTNTLGVSLLCKLSKASDGFTLGYNERGDFSFSNDEHNNLASSNLLEQEGTFVNYDKRLVPTNAALKFKGYYLNDLANALGLDALYTIEYTEQLPKDKGFLNIAFDDLTNHYDNAGNNHRGYLIDTCEFVKNLKQDNQIPQNIKSTCECKKDDIVILANPIGNLSKYTNKSSFFNECASLYASKDYLAKHNLKENSMVKIYDDKDEIIIKVVLDKNIENGAYLPTFDDKINPYKFFKTRRYYALNIKEISYE, from the coding sequence ATGAAAATTAACATTAATGGTAAAGAATGCTTAGCTAATGATGGCGATTATGTTTTACAAGTTGCTCGTGCTAATGATATTTTCATACCTGCAATTTGCTATTTAAATGATTGCAGCCCAACTTTAGCTTGTAGAATGTGTATGGTTGAAATTGATGGCAAACGCTCATACGCTTGTAATACTAAAGTAAAAGATGGAATGCAGGTATTAAGCAATACTAAAGAATTATGGGACGAAAGAAATGCTATTATGCAAACTTATTGCATAAATCACCCATTACAATGTGGAGTTTGTGATAAAAGTGGAGAATGTGAATTACAGAATTTTACGCATAAAGCACAAGTAGATACTCAAAATCATTGGATAAAAGAAATAGATAGAAGACATCAAGATTGGGGTGCTTTACAATATGACCCAAGTCTTTGTATAGTTTGTGAAAGATGTATTACCGTATGTAAGGACAAAATCGGAGATAGTGAGTTAAAAACTATAGCTCGTGGTGGAGATGCGCCTGATAAAGATTTTAAAGATACTATGAGTAAAGATGCTTATGCAGTTTGGACAAAATTTCAAAAATCACTAATAGCTCCACAAAATGGAACAACTTTAGATTGTCAAGAATGTGCTGAGTGTGTTAGTGTTTGTCCGACTGGTGCAATTATTAATAAGAATTTTCAATATCGCTCAAATGCTTGGGAACTTACTCGCATACCTGCTAGTAATCCACATAGTAGTGATTGTGAGCTTATGTATTATGATGTTAAACAAAGAAGTATTAAAGATAATACTAAGATGGTTTATAGAGTTTCAAATGATTTTCATTTTACTACTTTAAATAAGGCTGCAAGATTTGCTTATGATATAGCAAGTGATTGTAAAGGTAAAGATGAAGTAGAGTTTAATCGCTTAGTATCGTTGTTTAAAGATAATAAAATTAAAAATGTGAAATTTAATAGCTATATAACAAATGAAGAAGCATATATTTTAGAATTACTTAGACAAAAATATGGCTTTAATTTAGTAAATAATGAAGCTTTATGTTTTCAAGATTTCTTAAAGACTTTTTGCGCTCATTCAGGTAGTTTTTATAATGCAAGTAGTGATGATGTTAAAAAATCTGATTTTATCGTAATTGCAGGAAGTTTTTTAAGACACGATAATCCTACTTTATCTTATAAAGTAAATAATGCAATTGTTATGAATAAGGGTGCTGGGCTTTATTTTCATCCTATTAAAGATACAAAATTTTCAAAAATTGCTAAGAATTTCGTAAGTGTAAATTGTGATTATGGTAAAGAAGCTCAAGTTTTAGAATTTATTTTACAATATTTTGCAAAAGACTTGCCGCAGAATTTAGCATATATCAAAGACGCTTTTTATGAAGAACAAATTGAAGTAGAAGTTAAAAGTAAAGATGCTGAAGGCAATGAGATTAAAGAGAAAAAGCAAGAAACAATCAAAAAATCAAGCCTAGCTAAAGAATTAGGATTTGATGAAGATAAATTAAAAGATTTATTACTTAAAAAAGCTAATTTTACTTTAATTATCGGAAATGATTATTTTTACCATGAAAATGCAAAATATTTAGCGTATTTACTTGCAAATATTCAAAAATTAACTGATTTTAAAGTTATGTTAATCCCACCACGCACTAATACTTTAGGTGTAAGTTTATTGTGTAAATTAAGTAAAGCTAGTGATGGTTTTACTCTAGGATATAATGAGCGTGGAGATTTCTCATTTTCAAATGATGAGCATAATAATCTTGCTAGTTCAAATCTACTTGAGCAAGAAGGAACATTTGTAAATTATGATAAAAGGCTTGTTCCTACGAATGCTGCACTTAAATTTAAAGGATATTATTTAAATGATTTAGCAAATGCTCTTGGATTAGATGCACTTTATACGATTGAATATACAGAGCAATTACCTAAAGATAAAGGCTTTTTAAATATTGCTTTTGATGATTTGACAAATCATTATGATAATGCAGGAAATAATCATCGTGGGTATTTAATTGATACTTGTGAGTTTGTAAAGAATTTAAAACAAGATAATCAAATTCCACAAAATATAAAATCAACTTGCGAATGTAAAAAAGATGATATTGTAATACTTGCAAACCCAATTGGAAATCTATCAAAATATACTAATAAATCAAGCTTTTTTAACGAATGTGCTTCACTTTACGCAAGTAAAGATTATCTAGCTAAACATAATTTAAAAGAAAATTCTATGGTTAAGATTTATGATGATAAAGATGAAATTATTATAAAAGTAGTTTTAGATAAGAATATTGAAAATGGTGCTTATTTACCTACTTTTGATGATAAGATTAATCCTTATAAATTCTTTAAAACAAGACGCTACTATGCGTTAAATATAAAGGAAATTAGCTATGAGTGA
- a CDS encoding proton-conducting transporter membrane subunit, which produces MQLDLNVLLILPELALIVFACFILVANLFYKFDLRALKGLSIVALIIAIICQFNCPYDESFFDLFIFDNLAKYSSILINLSAIYFLLANKRADEGEFFALFLMMIACLNFMVSTNNLIVAFITLEGSSLALYSLIAFKKKAIEGAIKYFNYGMLGSAFFAMGSAMYYFDSASLELNSLATISTASILAFVMIGITILFKLSVAPLHMWLKDVYLKADSSLAGFISIVPKIAMMVFAYRFMISFENFFNVSEIILIIACASMLFASVMSLKQDNAKSMLVYSSVSHSSFAYSTLAFFHLSSQMFLYYFLTFAFVNIALFMFLGAFKDTNYENLKGVFKKYPLLGICIVVLLLNLAALPPFGVFFAKVGVINIALNVNIYAAICMALSSIIMLFAYLRFIKAIFADKEIGFLYFNNAQKIVLILAVIASFVASVGLDYIK; this is translated from the coding sequence ATGCAACTTGATTTAAATGTATTACTTATTTTACCTGAACTTGCTTTGATAGTTTTTGCTTGTTTTATATTGGTTGCTAATTTATTTTATAAATTTGATTTAAGAGCTTTAAAAGGGCTTAGTATTGTGGCTTTAATAATTGCTATTATTTGCCAATTTAATTGCCCTTATGATGAGAGTTTTTTTGATTTATTTATATTTGATAATTTAGCAAAATATTCAAGTATATTAATCAATCTATCAGCTATTTATTTTCTACTTGCTAATAAAAGAGCTGATGAAGGTGAGTTTTTTGCATTATTTTTAATGATGATAGCTTGTTTAAATTTTATGGTAAGCACTAATAATTTAATAGTAGCTTTTATAACTCTTGAAGGCTCTTCTTTAGCACTTTATAGCTTAATAGCGTTTAAGAAAAAAGCAATTGAAGGTGCTATTAAATACTTTAATTACGGAATGCTAGGCTCAGCATTTTTTGCTATGGGTTCTGCAATGTATTATTTTGATAGTGCAAGTTTAGAACTAAACTCATTAGCTACAATTAGCACGGCTAGTATTTTAGCCTTTGTTATGATAGGAATTACAATATTATTTAAATTATCAGTAGCACCGCTTCATATGTGGCTTAAAGATGTGTATTTAAAGGCTGATTCAAGTTTAGCTGGATTTATTTCAATAGTTCCAAAAATAGCTATGATGGTATTTGCATATAGATTTATGATTTCATTTGAAAATTTCTTCAATGTAAGTGAGATTATTTTAATTATTGCTTGTGCTTCTATGCTTTTTGCTAGTGTTATGTCATTAAAGCAAGATAATGCAAAATCAATGTTAGTATATAGCTCTGTTTCACATTCATCGTTTGCTTATTCAACCCTTGCATTTTTTCATTTATCAAGTCAAATGTTTTTATATTATTTTTTAACATTTGCATTTGTAAATATCGCATTATTTATGTTTTTAGGTGCGTTTAAAGACACAAATTATGAGAATTTAAAAGGGGTGTTTAAGAAATATCCTTTATTAGGAATTTGTATTGTTGTGTTATTGTTAAATCTTGCAGCATTGCCACCATTTGGCGTATTTTTTGCTAAGGTTGGTGTAATTAATATAGCTTTAAATGTTAATATTTATGCAGCAATTTGTATGGCACTTAGCTCAATTATTATGCTATTTGCTTATTTAAGATTTATAAAAGCAATTTTTGCAGATAAAGAAATAGGATTTTTATATTTTAATAACGCTCAAAAAATAGTTTTAATTTTAGCAGTTATTGCTTCTTTTGTTGCAAGCGTTGGATTAGATTATATTAAATAA
- a CDS encoding NADH-quinone oxidoreductase subunit M has protein sequence MLSLLIFLPLIFGVSAYFINDKASKISGILFSFIILCLNYYVIIDEIHTFNYTLIKAFNFGINLKADEIAFTLAFVANLMLFLSMCFFSKQTKDFLISAMILSACMNGLFLANDALLFYIFWEVSLFPLLYLMVKNNEAKLARSFFVFAFLGSIFMLLAMIYLAYNARVNDAILNFDISYFSTTNLSPIENTLLFIGFFLAFAIKAPIFPFHSWAIKTYSKAPNFVSVMLASFKMAPFGMIKFCLPLFAVSINEFSGIIYTLCIISAIYAALLASNAKNYKELSAMSSISHLGIICLGIFSMHPIALSGAVVYMVAHAIVSGAMFFYAEILKDNYKTYNLSELKGLAKHMPYLTFIFGVLLFSSISLPLTISFAGEFLVLYGVFAASKMAGVFATLVVILGAVYMLNMFRNSFLSKENEAKDIKVSLSKIIILSFIALIIIVFGVNPNIILDYINFAV, from the coding sequence ATGCTTAGTTTATTGATATTTTTACCTTTAATTTTTGGGGTTAGTGCATATTTTATAAATGATAAGGCTTCTAAAATTAGTGGAATTTTATTTTCTTTTATAATTTTATGCCTTAATTATTATGTGATAATTGATGAAATTCATACATTTAATTATACTTTAATAAAAGCTTTTAATTTTGGGATTAATTTAAAAGCTGATGAGATAGCATTTACTTTAGCTTTTGTGGCAAATCTTATGCTATTTTTGTCAATGTGCTTTTTTTCTAAACAAACAAAAGACTTTTTAATAAGTGCTATGATTTTAAGTGCTTGTATGAATGGTTTATTTTTAGCAAATGATGCTTTATTATTTTATATTTTTTGGGAAGTTTCATTATTTCCACTTTTATATTTAATGGTTAAAAACAATGAAGCAAAACTAGCTAGGTCATTTTTTGTATTTGCATTTTTAGGCTCAATTTTTATGCTACTTGCTATGATTTATCTAGCTTATAATGCAAGAGTTAATGATGCGATTTTAAATTTTGACATTAGTTATTTCTCAACTACAAATTTAAGTCCTATTGAAAATACTTTATTATTTATAGGATTTTTCCTAGCATTTGCTATAAAAGCTCCTATTTTTCCATTTCATAGTTGGGCTATTAAAACTTATTCAAAAGCACCTAATTTTGTTTCTGTAATGCTTGCAAGTTTTAAAATGGCGCCTTTTGGAATGATTAAGTTTTGCCTTCCTTTATTTGCTGTTAGTATTAATGAATTTAGTGGGATAATTTATACATTATGTATAATTTCAGCAATTTATGCAGCACTTCTAGCAAGCAATGCGAAAAATTATAAAGAATTAAGTGCAATGAGTTCAATATCACACTTAGGAATTATTTGTTTAGGTATTTTTTCTATGCATCCAATTGCTTTAAGTGGAGCTGTTGTTTATATGGTAGCTCATGCTATTGTAAGTGGGGCAATGTTTTTTTACGCTGAAATTTTAAAAGATAATTACAAAACTTATAATCTAAGTGAGTTAAAGGGCTTAGCTAAACATATGCCTTATTTGACATTTATTTTTGGAGTTTTATTATTTTCATCAATTTCTTTACCACTTACTATAAGCTTTGCAGGTGAGTTTTTGGTTCTTTATGGAGTATTTGCAGCTAGTAAGATGGCTGGAGTTTTTGCTACTTTAGTTGTGATACTTGGAGCTGTTTATATGCTCAATATGTTTAGAAATAGCTTTTTAAGTAAAGAAAATGAAGCTAAAGACATAAAGGTTAGTTTATCTAAGATAATAATTTTATCTTTCATAGCTTTGATTATAATTGTATTTGGAGTAAATCCTAATATAATTTTAGATTATATCAACTTTGCGGTATAA
- a CDS encoding NADH-quinone oxidoreductase subunit J, producing MFELIIFYIFAALVAGFFIIAVSSKNILYSLSSLACGMVFLSAHYFLLGAEFLGAAQIIVYSGAVLGLYSFAMMFFDLSKELKEKLKHKKTFFSLSILASVLMIIMTLGFKLNLSQSSLLVSEELENTRSLGIILFTKYLLAFEIVAVVLLMVIIAAIVLVAKKIKEEQ from the coding sequence ATGTTTGAGTTAATTATATTTTATATTTTCGCTGCTTTAGTTGCGGGATTTTTTATAATTGCGGTAAGTTCTAAAAATATTTTATATTCTCTTAGCTCTCTTGCTTGCGGAATGGTATTTTTAAGCGCTCATTATTTTTTATTAGGAGCAGAGTTTTTGGGTGCTGCTCAAATTATAGTATATAGTGGTGCTGTTTTAGGGCTTTATAGTTTTGCTATGATGTTTTTTGATTTAAGCAAAGAATTAAAAGAAAAGCTAAAACATAAAAAAACTTTTTTTAGTTTAAGTATTTTAGCGAGTGTTCTTATGATAATTATGACTTTAGGATTTAAGTTAAATTTATCTCAATCAAGTTTATTGGTTAGTGAAGAGCTTGAAAATACTCGTAGTTTAGGGATTATTTTATTTACAAAATACCTTTTAGCTTTTGAGATAGTTGCAGTGGTTTTACTAATGGTAATAATAGCAGCTATCGTGCTAGTAGCAAAGAAGATAAAGGAAGAACAATGA